A window from Micromonospora terminaliae encodes these proteins:
- a CDS encoding GNAT family N-acetyltransferase translates to MASIHVRPAVPGDHADLAALHEREWGGPFVVVHDSRYDLRELPALVAVDEAGGFAGALVHRLADGGLEVVSLAATAPGNGAGSALLAAAEAVATAAGADRLWLVTTNDNLRALRFYQRRGLRIVAVDPGAVDRARAVKPGIPHLGEDDIPLHDELRLERRLTGPEVRP, encoded by the coding sequence ATGGCCTCGATCCACGTACGGCCCGCCGTGCCCGGTGACCACGCCGACCTCGCGGCCCTGCACGAGCGGGAGTGGGGCGGCCCGTTCGTGGTGGTCCACGACTCCCGCTACGACCTGCGGGAACTGCCCGCCCTCGTGGCCGTGGACGAGGCGGGCGGCTTCGCCGGGGCGCTGGTGCACCGGCTCGCCGACGGCGGCCTCGAAGTGGTCAGCCTGGCCGCCACGGCACCGGGCAACGGTGCCGGGAGCGCCCTGCTGGCCGCCGCCGAGGCGGTCGCCACGGCCGCCGGGGCGGACCGGCTCTGGCTGGTCACCACCAACGACAATCTCCGGGCGCTGCGCTTCTACCAGCGCCGGGGGCTGCGGATCGTGGCGGTGGACCCGGGCGCGGTCGACCGGGCACGCGCGGTCAAGCCGGGCATCCCGCACCTGGGTGAGGACGACATCCCGCTCCACGACGAGCTGCGGCTGGAACGGCGGCTGACCGGGCCGGAGGTACGGCCGTGA
- a CDS encoding SAM hydrolase/SAM-dependent halogenase family protein encodes MTGPGATPWISLTTDYGLADGFVAACHGVLARLAPAARVIDVTHLVPPADVRRGAAVLAQTVPYLPVGVHVAVVDPGVGTARRGVALATPGGLLVGPDNGLLLDAATALGGITGAVELTNPAWLAPAVSGTFHGRDVFAPVAARLALGAPLGEAGRAVDPGTLVRLPEPLVRTDAGGFTAEVLTVDHFGNVQLAAPGALLEGLPERVRAAGRAAVRGRTFGDAPAGGLVAYVDSAGLVALAVNTGRAVDLLGLHPGDVVTVTGG; translated from the coding sequence GTGACCGGCCCCGGAGCGACGCCCTGGATCTCGCTGACCACGGACTACGGCCTGGCCGACGGTTTCGTGGCGGCCTGCCACGGGGTGCTCGCCCGGCTCGCCCCGGCCGCCCGGGTGATCGACGTGACCCACCTGGTGCCGCCGGCCGACGTACGCCGGGGTGCGGCCGTGCTCGCGCAGACCGTGCCGTACCTGCCGGTCGGGGTGCACGTGGCCGTGGTCGACCCGGGCGTCGGCACGGCGCGGCGCGGTGTCGCGCTGGCCACCCCCGGCGGTCTGCTGGTGGGCCCGGACAACGGCCTGCTGCTGGACGCGGCCACGGCCCTCGGCGGGATCACCGGGGCGGTGGAGCTGACCAATCCGGCCTGGCTCGCCCCGGCGGTCTCCGGCACCTTCCACGGGCGGGACGTGTTCGCGCCGGTGGCCGCGCGGCTGGCCCTCGGCGCGCCGCTCGGCGAGGCGGGGCGCGCCGTGGACCCCGGGACGCTGGTCCGGCTGCCGGAGCCGCTGGTCCGCACCGACGCCGGCGGCTTCACGGCCGAGGTGCTGACCGTCGACCACTTCGGCAACGTCCAGCTGGCCGCGCCCGGCGCGCTGCTGGAGGGGCTGCCGGAGCGGGTCAGGGCGGCGGGCCGGGCGGCGGTGCGCGGGCGTACCTTCGGCGACGCCCCGGCCGGCGGCCTGGTCGCGTACGTGGACTCGGCCGGGCTGGTGGCCCTGGCGGTCAACACGGGCCGCGCGGTCGACCTGCTGGGCCTGCACCCGGGCGACGTGGTGACGGTGACCGGCGGCTGA